In Streptomyces sp. NBC_00433, a single genomic region encodes these proteins:
- the bldC gene encoding developmental transcriptional regulator BldC, with the protein MTARTPDAEPLLTPAEVATMFRVDPKTVTRWAKAGKLTSIRTLGGHRRYREAEVRALLAGIPQQRSEA; encoded by the coding sequence ATGACCGCTCGCACCCCTGATGCCGAGCCGTTGCTCACCCCTGCCGAGGTCGCGACCATGTTCCGCGTCGACCCCAAGACGGTCACGCGCTGGGCCAAGGCAGGCAAGCTCACGTCCATCCGCACGCTGGGCGGCCACCGCCGCTACCGCGAAGCGGAGGTCCGCGCGCTGCTCGCGGGTATTCCGCAGCAGCGCAGCGAGGCCTGA
- a CDS encoding NAD(P)-binding domain-containing protein: MGVTTVTDVRQTESVVATLFRSEQGGHEQVVLCQDRDSGLKAVIALHSTALGPALGGTRFFPYASDDEAVEDALNLARGMSYKNALAGLDHGGGKAVIIGDPDADKTERLLLAYGRFVASLGGRYVTACDVGTYVADMDVVARENRWTTGRSPENGGAGDSSVLTAFGVFQGMRAAARVQWGEPSLRGRRVGVAGVGKVGRHLVEHLLDDGAEVVVTDVRADAVDAILARHPEVAAVSDVEVLVRTPLDLYAPCALGHALDDPTVAALTATVVCGAANNQLAHPGVEKDLADRGILYAPDYVVNAGGVIQVADELHGFDFDRAKAKATKIYDTTLAIFDRAKIDGVPPAVAADRLAEHRMAERTPAAEWLRP; encoded by the coding sequence ATGGGAGTCACCACCGTGACCGACGTACGACAGACCGAAAGTGTCGTCGCCACGCTGTTCCGATCGGAGCAGGGCGGACACGAGCAGGTCGTTCTCTGCCAGGACCGCGACTCGGGCCTGAAGGCCGTGATCGCGCTCCACTCCACCGCCCTGGGCCCCGCCCTGGGCGGTACCCGTTTCTTCCCGTACGCCTCGGACGACGAGGCCGTCGAGGACGCGCTCAACCTCGCCCGCGGCATGTCGTACAAGAACGCGCTGGCCGGCCTCGACCACGGCGGCGGCAAGGCCGTGATCATCGGCGACCCGGACGCGGACAAGACCGAGCGGCTGCTGCTGGCCTACGGCCGCTTCGTCGCCTCGCTCGGCGGCCGCTACGTGACCGCGTGCGACGTCGGCACCTATGTCGCCGACATGGACGTCGTCGCCCGCGAGAACCGCTGGACCACCGGCCGCTCGCCGGAGAACGGCGGCGCGGGCGACTCCTCCGTGCTCACCGCCTTCGGCGTCTTCCAGGGCATGCGCGCCGCCGCCCGCGTCCAGTGGGGCGAGCCGTCGCTGCGCGGCCGCCGGGTCGGCGTCGCCGGCGTCGGCAAGGTCGGCAGGCACCTGGTGGAGCACCTGCTCGACGACGGGGCCGAGGTCGTGGTCACGGACGTGCGGGCCGACGCGGTGGACGCGATCCTCGCCCGGCACCCGGAGGTCGCCGCGGTCAGCGACGTGGAGGTGCTGGTGCGCACCCCGCTGGACCTCTACGCCCCGTGCGCGCTCGGCCACGCCCTGGACGACCCGACGGTGGCGGCGCTGACCGCGACCGTGGTGTGCGGCGCGGCCAACAACCAGCTCGCCCACCCGGGCGTCGAGAAGGACCTCGCCGACCGCGGCATCCTCTACGCGCCCGACTACGTCGTGAACGCCGGCGGGGTGATCCAGGTCGCGGACGAACTGCACGGTTTCGATTTCGACCGCGCCAAGGCGAAGGCGACGAAGATCTACGACACGACACTGGCCATTTTCGATCGCGCGAAGATCGACGGTGTACCGCCCGCGGTCGCCGCCGACCGGCTCGCCGAGCACCGGATGGCCGAACGCACCCCGGCGGCGGAATGGCTGCGTCCTTGA
- the purF gene encoding amidophosphoribosyltransferase, protein MPRGDGRLSHDLLPGEKGPQDACGVFGVWAPGEEVAKLTYFGLYALQHRGQESAGIAVSNGSQILVFKDMGLVSQVFDETSLGSLIGHIAVGHARYSTTGASVWENAQPTFRATAHGSIALGHNGNLVNTAELAEMVADMPRTPGRTTRVAATNDTDLITALLAGQTDAEGNPLSVEQAAHQVLPKIKGAFSLVYMDEHTLYAARDPQGIRPLVLGRLERGWVVASESAALDICGASFVREIEPGELIAIDEQGLRTSRFAEARPKGCVFEYVYLARPDTDIAGRNVYLSRVEMGRRLAKEAPVEADLVIPTPESGTPAAVGYAEASGIPYGSGLVKNSYVGRTFIQPSQTIRQLGIRLKLNPLKEVIRGKRLVVVDDSIVRGNTQRALVRMLREAGAAEVHVRISSPPVKWPCFFGIDFATRAELIANGMTVEEIGTSLGADSLAYISLDAMVEATTIAKPNLCRACFDGEYPMDLPDPELLGKQLLEVELAGGADAADALRRP, encoded by the coding sequence GTGCCTCGTGGTGACGGACGACTCAGCCACGACCTACTCCCCGGCGAGAAAGGCCCCCAGGACGCGTGTGGCGTCTTCGGTGTCTGGGCCCCCGGCGAAGAGGTCGCCAAGCTCACCTATTTCGGGCTGTACGCCCTGCAGCACCGCGGACAGGAGTCCGCGGGCATCGCAGTGAGCAACGGCTCCCAGATTCTGGTCTTCAAGGACATGGGCCTGGTTTCCCAGGTCTTCGACGAGACCTCCCTCGGCTCGCTGATCGGCCATATCGCCGTCGGCCACGCCCGCTACTCGACCACCGGCGCCTCGGTGTGGGAGAACGCGCAGCCGACCTTCCGCGCGACCGCCCACGGCTCCATCGCCCTGGGTCACAACGGCAACCTGGTCAACACGGCCGAGCTGGCCGAGATGGTCGCCGACATGCCGCGGACCCCCGGCCGTACCACCAGGGTCGCCGCGACCAACGACACCGACCTGATCACCGCGCTGCTCGCCGGGCAGACCGACGCCGAGGGCAACCCGCTGTCGGTCGAGCAGGCCGCGCACCAGGTGCTGCCGAAGATCAAGGGCGCCTTCAGCCTCGTCTACATGGACGAGCACACCCTCTACGCGGCCCGCGACCCGCAGGGCATCCGCCCGCTGGTGCTCGGCCGCCTGGAGCGCGGCTGGGTCGTCGCCTCCGAGAGCGCCGCCCTCGACATCTGCGGCGCCAGCTTCGTCCGGGAGATCGAGCCCGGCGAGCTGATCGCGATCGACGAGCAGGGGCTGCGCACGTCCCGCTTCGCCGAGGCACGCCCCAAGGGCTGCGTGTTCGAATACGTCTACCTGGCGCGTCCCGACACCGACATCGCGGGCCGCAACGTCTACCTCTCCCGGGTCGAGATGGGCCGCCGCCTCGCCAAGGAGGCGCCGGTCGAGGCCGACCTGGTGATACCCACCCCGGAGTCCGGCACCCCGGCCGCGGTGGGATACGCCGAGGCCAGCGGCATTCCGTACGGCTCAGGACTGGTCAAGAACAGCTATGTCGGCCGGACCTTCATCCAGCCGTCGCAGACCATCAGGCAGCTCGGCATCAGGCTCAAGCTCAACCCGCTCAAGGAAGTCATCCGCGGCAAGCGGCTGGTCGTCGTCGACGACTCGATCGTCCGCGGCAACACGCAGCGCGCCCTGGTGCGGATGCTGCGCGAGGCGGGCGCCGCCGAGGTGCACGTACGGATCTCCTCGCCGCCGGTGAAGTGGCCCTGCTTCTTCGGCATCGACTTCGCCACCCGCGCCGAGCTGATCGCCAACGGCATGACCGTCGAGGAGATCGGCACCTCGCTGGGCGCCGACTCGCTCGCGTACATCTCGCTCGACGCCATGGTCGAGGCGACCACGATCGCCAAGCCCAACCTGTGCCGCGCCTGCTTCGACGGCGAGTACCCCATGGACCTGCCCGACCCCGAGCTGCTGGGCAAGCAGCTGCTCGAAGTCGAGCTGGCGGGCGGCGCCGACGCCGCCGACGCCCTGCGCAGGCCGTGA
- a CDS encoding DUF3073 domain-containing protein: protein MGRGRAKAKQTKVARQLKYNSGGTDLSRLADELGASPSRPVNPEPVEDDDDELDDDDPYAQYADRYNDDDEDEDDQSSDSSPSSQRRRA from the coding sequence ATGGGGCGCGGCCGGGCCAAGGCCAAGCAGACGAAGGTCGCCCGCCAGCTGAAGTACAACAGCGGCGGTACGGATCTCTCACGTCTGGCCGACGAGCTGGGCGCATCGCCGTCGAGGCCGGTTAATCCGGAGCCTGTCGAGGACGATGACGACGAGTTGGACGACGACGACCCGTACGCCCAGTACGCGGATCGGTACAACGACGACGACGAAGACGAGGACGACCAGTCGTCCGACTCCTCGCCCTCGTCACAGCGTCGTCGCGCTTGA
- a CDS encoding MFS transporter, whose protein sequence is MATDDTAPIRRQRDFLLLWGGQTVSEVGSQISVLALPLVAVVVLKASAFQVGLLSAAATCAYLLVALPAGAVVDRVAKRRLMIGCDLGLLLVVGSVPVAHAAGVLSLGQLYGVALASGVLSVFFSVAYQAYLPTLLDRKQLMDGNGKLAASQSAAQIAGPGAGAGLVTAVGAAAAMTADALSFAFSAAALTAIRAREPRKAEPGPRTSLRAQIGAGLAHVVRDPILRNGVAFNGTANFFVIMVETLGPVFLVRTLHLRPGLVGLLLALGAAGGVAGGVAAKSLARRVGSARISWVAMTVLSLPGLLIPLAGHGWAVLLFGAGWISWTFASTVTGISLVSYRQATCPPELLGRVGAAARWITWGTLPLGGITGGALASALGVRTTLWIAVVGGCCAGLWLFFSPLRRMRDIPLGRPAGPALAAGAA, encoded by the coding sequence GTGGCCACAGACGACACCGCACCGATCCGCCGTCAGAGGGACTTCCTGCTCCTGTGGGGCGGGCAGACCGTCAGCGAGGTCGGGTCGCAGATATCCGTGCTGGCGCTGCCCCTGGTGGCCGTCGTGGTGCTGAAGGCCAGTGCCTTCCAGGTGGGACTGCTGTCCGCGGCGGCGACCTGCGCGTATCTGCTGGTGGCGCTGCCCGCGGGGGCCGTGGTGGACCGGGTCGCGAAGCGGCGGCTGATGATCGGGTGCGATCTCGGGCTGCTCCTTGTCGTCGGCTCGGTGCCGGTCGCACACGCGGCGGGGGTGCTGAGCCTGGGGCAGCTCTACGGGGTCGCGCTGGCGTCCGGCGTGCTGTCCGTCTTCTTCTCGGTCGCCTACCAGGCCTATCTGCCGACGCTGCTGGACCGCAAGCAGCTCATGGACGGCAACGGCAAGCTCGCCGCCTCGCAGTCGGCCGCGCAGATCGCCGGGCCGGGAGCGGGGGCGGGGCTGGTCACCGCGGTCGGGGCCGCGGCGGCGATGACCGCGGACGCGCTGTCCTTCGCCTTCTCGGCCGCCGCGCTCACCGCGATCCGCGCCCGGGAGCCGCGCAAGGCCGAGCCCGGCCCCAGGACCAGCCTGCGGGCGCAGATCGGCGCGGGCCTGGCACACGTCGTCAGGGACCCGATCCTGCGCAACGGGGTGGCCTTCAACGGCACCGCCAACTTCTTCGTGATCATGGTGGAGACCCTCGGCCCGGTCTTCCTCGTCCGCACCCTGCACCTGCGTCCCGGCCTTGTCGGGCTGCTGCTCGCGCTGGGCGCGGCCGGCGGGGTCGCGGGCGGGGTGGCGGCCAAGTCGCTGGCCCGGCGGGTGGGTTCGGCGCGGATCAGCTGGGTCGCGATGACCGTGCTGTCGCTCCCCGGGCTGCTGATCCCGCTGGCCGGGCACGGCTGGGCGGTGCTGCTCTTCGGGGCGGGCTGGATCTCCTGGACCTTCGCCTCCACCGTCACCGGCATCTCGCTGGTCAGCTACCGGCAGGCGACCTGCCCGCCCGAGCTGCTCGGCCGGGTCGGCGCGGCGGCCCGCTGGATCACCTGGGGCACCCTGCCGCTCGGCGGGATCACCGGCGGGGCGCTCGCGTCCGCGCTCGGCGTCCGCACCACCTTGTGGATCGCGGTGGTCGGCGGCTGCTGCGCGGGCCTGTGGCTGTTCTTCTCGCCGCTGCGCCGCATGCGGGACATCCCGCTCGGGCGGCCCGCGGGACCGGCGTTGGCCGCGGGGGCGGCCTGA
- a CDS encoding maleylpyruvate isomerase family mycothiol-dependent enzyme, whose protein sequence is MPPASRRRARTYDPDRTWDALVAQAGHVRDAVRGLPAEAYGGPSGLPGWDVRLLVAHIVRQVDALGVLLAEPEPAPGGKPTGLDEWTQSTGPIADRLDASTRVTEQAMEDPVAAIEAAADGLAGLRGEALRPGRLLPEPFGGMRALDFTVTRLVELVVHSDDLARATGREAVLDRQAVAAVVRVLADALAAKAPGNAVEVRVPPYAAVQCVEGPRHTRGTPPNVVETDPLTWIRLATGRTGWAEALDAAAVAASGERADLGPYLPVMR, encoded by the coding sequence ATGCCTCCTGCCAGCCGCCGCCGCGCGCGGACGTACGACCCCGACCGGACCTGGGACGCGCTCGTCGCGCAGGCGGGTCATGTACGGGACGCCGTACGGGGGTTGCCGGCGGAGGCGTACGGCGGGCCCAGCGGGCTGCCCGGCTGGGACGTACGGCTGCTGGTCGCGCACATCGTGCGGCAGGTGGACGCGCTCGGGGTGCTGCTGGCCGAGCCGGAGCCGGCGCCCGGGGGGAAGCCGACCGGCCTTGACGAATGGACGCAGTCGACCGGGCCGATCGCCGACCGGCTGGACGCCTCCACGCGGGTGACAGAGCAGGCGATGGAGGACCCGGTGGCCGCGATCGAGGCCGCGGCGGACGGGCTCGCCGGGCTGCGGGGCGAGGCGCTGCGGCCCGGGAGGCTGCTCCCCGAGCCCTTCGGCGGGATGCGGGCGCTGGACTTCACGGTGACCCGGCTGGTGGAGCTGGTCGTGCACAGCGACGACCTGGCCCGCGCGACGGGCCGCGAGGCGGTGCTCGACCGGCAGGCGGTGGCCGCGGTGGTGCGGGTGCTGGCGGACGCGCTCGCCGCGAAGGCGCCGGGCAACGCGGTGGAGGTACGGGTGCCGCCCTACGCGGCGGTGCAGTGCGTGGAGGGCCCGCGGCACACCCGCGGCACCCCGCCGAACGTGGTGGAGACCGACCCGCTGACCTGGATCCGGCTCGCCACCGGGCGCACGGGCTGGGCCGAGGCGCTGGACGCGGCCGCCGTCGCGGCCAGCGGGGAGCGCGCGGACCTGGGTCCGTACCTGCCGGTCATGCGCTGA
- a CDS encoding DUF4177 domain-containing protein: MYEYKVVSFRESLIGDALDGDKLEKTLNKHAADGWALKSITAADVKGRIGPGAVEGLLLTFERPRQG, translated from the coding sequence ATGTACGAGTACAAGGTCGTCTCCTTCCGTGAATCGCTGATCGGCGACGCGCTCGACGGCGACAAGCTGGAGAAGACCCTCAACAAGCACGCCGCCGACGGCTGGGCCCTGAAGTCCATCACCGCGGCCGACGTGAAGGGCCGTATAGGCCCCGGTGCCGTCGAGGGCCTGCTCCTCACCTTCGAGCGCCCCCGCCAGGGCTGA
- the purM gene encoding phosphoribosylformylglycinamidine cyclo-ligase → MPETTGRTGASYAAAGVDIEAGDRAVTLMKEWVRKATRPEVVGGIGGFAGLFDASALKRYERPLLASATDGVGTKVDIARRMGVYDTIGHDLVGMVVDDLVVCGAEPLFMTDYICVGKVYPERVAAIVKGIAEGCVLAGCALVGGETAEHPGLLGPDDFDVAGAGTGVVEADRLLGADRIRTGDAVIAIESSGLHSNGYSLVRHVLFDRAGWELDREVPELGRTLGEELLEPTRIYSLDCLALTRTAEVHAFSHITGGGLANNLARVVPDGLRATVDRTTWAPAPIFGLVGAAGQVERAELEKTLNMGVGMIAVVPQESVEVALATLADRGTEAWVAGEVTARESGAAAVELVGDYAG, encoded by the coding sequence ATGCCTGAGACAACCGGAAGAACCGGCGCCAGCTACGCCGCCGCGGGCGTCGACATCGAGGCCGGCGACCGTGCCGTGACCCTGATGAAGGAGTGGGTGCGCAAGGCCACCCGCCCCGAGGTGGTCGGCGGGATCGGCGGCTTCGCGGGCCTCTTCGACGCCTCCGCGCTCAAGCGCTACGAGCGGCCGCTGCTGGCCTCCGCGACCGACGGCGTCGGCACCAAGGTGGACATCGCCCGCCGCATGGGCGTCTACGACACCATCGGGCACGACCTGGTGGGCATGGTCGTGGACGACCTGGTGGTCTGCGGGGCCGAGCCGCTGTTCATGACCGACTACATCTGCGTCGGCAAGGTCTACCCCGAACGGGTCGCCGCCATCGTCAAGGGCATCGCCGAGGGCTGCGTGCTGGCCGGCTGCGCCCTGGTCGGCGGGGAGACCGCCGAGCACCCCGGGCTGCTGGGCCCCGACGACTTCGACGTCGCCGGCGCGGGCACCGGCGTGGTCGAGGCCGACCGGCTGCTGGGCGCCGACCGCATCCGTACGGGTGACGCGGTCATCGCGATCGAGTCCTCCGGGCTTCACTCCAACGGGTACAGCCTGGTCCGCCATGTGCTCTTCGACCGGGCCGGCTGGGAGCTGGACCGGGAGGTCCCGGAGCTGGGCAGGACGCTCGGCGAGGAACTGCTCGAGCCGACCAGGATCTACTCGCTGGACTGCCTGGCCCTGACCCGCACCGCCGAGGTGCACGCCTTCTCGCACATCACCGGCGGCGGCCTGGCCAACAACCTGGCCCGGGTCGTCCCGGACGGCCTGCGCGCCACCGTGGACCGTACGACCTGGGCGCCGGCCCCGATCTTCGGCCTGGTCGGCGCGGCCGGACAGGTCGAGCGCGCCGAGCTGGAGAAGACGCTGAACATGGGCGTCGGCATGATCGCGGTGGTGCCGCAGGAGTCGGTCGAGGTGGCGCTGGCCACGCTGGCCGACCGCGGCACCGAGGCCTGGGTCGCGGGCGAGGTCACGGCACGCGAGAGCGGCGCAGCCGCCGTGGAGCTGGTCGGTGACTACGCCGGCTGA
- a CDS encoding DUF3592 domain-containing protein, whose protein sequence is MFDTVVTVWAVAWALAAALGAWRYARPRSSRTVRVAARVERVEAPRESGSDISSGVPAVIAFQNPSTGEALLLPTTGNRNGTLDAAWTGRPVTVRFPAGEPYRFRVVNGTGRQGELARPVAAACLAWGGLVVRLARTDAGWVPLGVGALVTALMTWAIAAGSRQARRRKALLSTAEEARARVVASLHSTHRDDDGHTHTRYIPVMTFTTADGRVVTAVSPRSAGRPTPHTIGADVPVHYSPADPSVFAFDIARDRRGYGCGLAVLSALAAAGAAAMVAGVTLLG, encoded by the coding sequence GTGTTCGACACAGTGGTCACGGTGTGGGCCGTGGCATGGGCCCTGGCCGCGGCGCTCGGCGCGTGGCGCTACGCCCGCCCGCGGTCGTCCCGCACGGTCCGGGTGGCGGCGCGGGTGGAGCGGGTGGAGGCACCCCGCGAGTCGGGCTCCGACATCTCCAGCGGCGTCCCGGCGGTGATCGCCTTCCAGAACCCGTCCACCGGCGAGGCACTGCTCCTGCCGACCACCGGCAACCGCAACGGCACGCTCGACGCGGCCTGGACCGGCCGCCCGGTCACCGTACGCTTCCCGGCCGGCGAACCGTACAGATTCCGCGTCGTGAACGGCACCGGACGCCAGGGCGAACTGGCCCGCCCGGTCGCGGCCGCCTGCCTCGCGTGGGGCGGCCTGGTCGTCCGCCTGGCCAGGACCGACGCCGGCTGGGTGCCCCTCGGCGTCGGCGCCCTCGTCACCGCCCTGATGACCTGGGCCATCGCCGCCGGCAGCCGCCAGGCCCGCCGCCGCAAGGCCCTGCTGTCCACCGCGGAGGAGGCCCGCGCCCGGGTGGTGGCCTCCCTCCACTCCACCCACCGCGACGACGACGGCCACACCCACACGCGGTACATCCCCGTCATGACCTTCACCACGGCCGACGGCCGCGTCGTCACCGCGGTGAGCCCGCGCTCCGCCGGCCGCCCCACCCCCCACACGATCGGTGCCGACGTCCCCGTCCATTACTCCCCCGCCGACCCGTCCGTCTTCGCCTTCGACATCGCCCGCGACCGGCGGGGCTACGGATGCGGCTTGGCCGTCCTGAGCGCCCTGGCGGCGGCGGGGGCCGCGGCGATGGTGGCGGGGGTCACGCTGCTGGGGTGA